From Staphylococcus sp. IVB6214:
ACGAAACAGTGCGTCGCATGCGTGCTGTTTTTTTGTATCTTTTTTTATAAAGTACAGGGTTTTAAGGTGATGTTTCTATGGATGAACACACAAGCATTATCATTTAGAAAAATATTCAATATGTTATAATAAAGATGTAAAAATGAGTAACATAAATAAGCAGTAAACAAAAAAATTGTATTTTTGAAGTTGATTTCATACAATAGGTATACTATTCATCAACTGTAAGGGAGTGTGATGATATGAGAATAGAGCGCATTGATGATATGACTGTTAAATTATTTATCACATATACGGATATTGAGGCACGTGGCTTCAGAAGAGAAGATTTGTGGACGAATCGTAAACGCGGAGAAGAGTTCTTCTGGTCAGTCATGGAAGAAGTTAATGAAGAAGAAGATTTTGTTGTCGAAGGTCCGTTATGGATTCAAGTTCATGCTTTTGAAAAAGGTGTGGAAGTGACGATTTCAAAATCTAAAAATGAATCAGAGATGGAAATGTCAGAGGACATGAATGCCTTTGAAGAAATCGATAATCATTTAAGTGATCTTTTATCACAGTCATTCAAAGAGCATGATGGTGCTGAATCACAAAATCATGCGACAAAGAAAGAACAAAAAGCACAAAGAAGTGTATCAAGTGGCAATGTACCATTAGCACCAACAGCTGTTTTCAAATTTGATGATTTGGAGTCGGTGATTACTTATGCACATCGTCATAATCAACAATTAACACAGTTTGAAGACTTGTTGTACATGTTGGATCAACAATACTATTATGTTGTTCATTTTGATGCACGTGTGACAGAAGATGAAATTCACGACTTTTACAGTCAAATGTTAGAATTTGCATCATTGAGTGACAAAACAGAAGTATATCTGAATGATTACGGTAAAATTGTGATGAGTTATAACGTAACAGAGCAAGTGAAACGTTATTTCACATTATAAATATCATAAGAACTAGCACATTGCAGGCCACTTTTATCAAAGTGCGGCAGTGTGCTTTTTATTTGTGTAAAGTGTGAATCAATCATAAGAAGTAAATGACCGGACATAAGCGTGTTATAAGTTGAGGTGATTGAATGTTAATAGCTTATAACGAAAAGCAAGAACGTGTGCTAGCACGCAATGCGTTGAGAGACGCATTGTATTTTTGTCCTATCTGTCATGAACAACTGATATTAAAGCAAGGCAATAAAAACATCGCACATTTTGCACATGGACGTCAATGTGCGCACCATTCCAGTGGAGAGACTTTATTACATTATAAGTTAAAATTATTGCTATTTCATATACTGTCAAATTATTATAATGATGTACAACTCGAACCATATTTGTCGGGCATCCAACAAATACCAGATATTGTAGTGGGTGACAACGCAATCGAAGTACAGTTGAGTCCTTTGCCAGTTCAACAGATGCGTAAAAGAACAGAAGGATTGCAGTGTGCCGGTTATCGTGTTACATGGCTAACAACATTACCAAAATATCGTCAAGGTATTTATCATTTGAACCAACTACAACAGAGTTGCATCGACCCAGTACATTGCGTGATGTATGGGATTCATCCGATTAACTATCGATTATATCGTTTGAACAACATGATGAGTCTTACAGCCCGTCATTTTCATGCGGATTGTGAGCCAATTGCCTATGAACAACTACTTGCAGACGATGCACGAAGTTGTGTAGGTATGACAACGGTGCGCAAACTGGCAACAGCACGTATCATACAATATGTTATACAATGCCGTCGCAAAAAAAGTGTCCATGATCCAGTGTTGTCGCTGATCTATCAGATGAAATTAACAGAAGCGCAAGTCATTCAGTTGACAGGGTTTATATTTCCAGAACAAATTCATGTGCATACGCATCCGGTGTTATGGCAGTTAAAAGTATTTGCTGCTTTGAGATATCAACATGACCCTTATCATGCACTTGCACATTGTATTAAACTGCGTCAATTCGCAACAAGAACCTATTCATCGCGGGCTATCATTGAACAATTAGTAGAGCGATATAGGAAAATCATAAAATTATAAGAAAATTATGTCTATTTTTTGACAAAAATAAACTTAGAATGAGAAAATAGTATAAATCATCTCATAAATCAAGGAGGAAAAGTATGACGAATCAAAGATCGCGTGCAGAACAAGAACAAAAATTTCCACAACACACATGGGATTTAACAACGATTTTTAAAGATGATGCGGCTTGGGAAGCGGCCTATGATCAGGTAGCAAACCGTATCGGGGAGGAAGAAAAATTCAAAGGACATCTCGGTGATGATGCAGAAACTCTGTATGCGGCACTGCAATTGCAAGATGAAATTGAAGCGGACTTAGGCGCTGTCTATGTTTATTCACATTTAAAACAAGACCAAGATACAGCGAATGATCACTATACTGGATTAGAATCACGTGCGCATCAATTAATCATTCGATTCAGTTCGGCGTGGAGCTTCTTAGTTCCCGAGTTGTTACAAATTGAAGAAGAGAAGATTCAATCATTTTTAGCATCACATGAAGGGTTAAAACATTATGCTTTTGCACTTGAAATGATTAATCATAAACGTCCGCATGTCTTAGATGCAGATAAAGAAAAATTGTTGACGGAAGCACAAGATGCACTATCAACATCAAGTAATGTATTTAGTATGTTCGATAATGCCGACTTAACATTTGAAGATGTGACAGATAAAGATGGAAACAAACATCCATTAACTCAAGGAACATTCATCAAATATCTAGAGTCAGATGATCGTCAATTACGTCAGTCAGCATATGAGAATGTTTATAAAGCATATGGTGCATATAATAATACTTTAAGTGCTACTCTAGCTGGAGAAGTGAAAAAGCATGTTTTTAATGCACGTTCTCATAACTATAAAACAGCTCGTGAGCAGGCACTGAGCAACAACTACATACCAGAAGCGGTATACGATAATCTTGTTAAAACGGTCCACAAATACTTACCATTACTTCACAGATATACCGAATTACGCAAGAAGTTATTAGGTATTGATGATTTGAAAATGTACGATATGTATACACCGCTTGTGAAGGATATTAAGTTTGATATGCCGTATGACGAAGCAGTTGAATGGATGTTAAAAGGATTAGCACCAATGGGTGAAAACTACTTGAATGTCATCAAAGAAGGTTTGGATAATGGTTGGGTAGATGTCTATGAAAATAAAGGGAAGCGTTCAGGTGCGTACTCTTCAGGTTCTCATCAAACAAATCCATTTATCTTGTTGAACTGGTCAGACACCGTTTCAGATTTGTTTACATTGGTACATGAATTTGGTCACTCAGCGCATAGCTATTTCAGTAGAGAAAACCAATCATCAACATACAGTGGCTATTCGATCTTCGTAGCTGAAGTTGCTTCAACATGTAACGAAGCATTATTAAGTCATTATATGGAGCAACATCTTGACGATAAACGTCGCTTATTGTTATTGAACCAAGAGTTAGAGCGCTTCAGAGCAACGTTATTCCGACAAACAATGTTTGCAGAATTTGAACACAAAATTCATGCGATTGAAGAAGCAGGGGAGCCTTTAACTGCACAACGTATGAACCAAGAATATGCGCAATTAAATCGTCAATACTTTGGTGATGTCGTAGAAACAGATGACTTTATCAGTAAAGAGTGGTCACGTATTCCACACTTCTATATGAATTATTATGTTTACCAATATGCGACAGGGTATAGTGCAGCTCAAAGTTTAAGCCATCAAATCTTAACAGAAGGTGAGCCGGCAGTAGAGAGATACATCAATGAGTTCTTGAAAAAAGGTAGCTCAAATTACCCAATTGAACTACTGAAAAATGCTGGTGTGGATATGACAACACCACAACCAATTGAAGATGCATTGCATGTATTTGAACAAAAATTAGACGCATTTGAAGCACTTATGGAATCATTATAAAATGAATTCGTTTACAATTTGACAGATTTGTGAAAAGTTTAATTTTTGCAAGTTAAAGGGTTGAAACCTTGGTATGAGCATGATATATTATGAGCATGAAATTAATCACATAACAAACATACCCCTTTGTTTGAAGTGAAAAATTTCTCCCATCCCCTTTGTTTAGCGCCGTGTTAGAGCACGGCGTTTTTTATTCACTTTTATTATTTGTTCTGTGTTCTATACCAAAGTGCCTACTGTTCTTGTAGTTAACGAAAAAGAATATTTTTATTGATTATGGATATATAATAATTAAGATAATTCTTTTACGTGAGAGAATTGTAATATGCAGTATTTAATTTATAAAACTTTTATACATAAGAAACTTTTAATATGATTAAATAGACACATACAATATGAAAGGATAGTGTTTGAAGATGCAATTACGATCAAA
This genomic window contains:
- a CDS encoding competence protein CoiA family protein: MLIAYNEKQERVLARNALRDALYFCPICHEQLILKQGNKNIAHFAHGRQCAHHSSGETLLHYKLKLLLFHILSNYYNDVQLEPYLSGIQQIPDIVVGDNAIEVQLSPLPVQQMRKRTEGLQCAGYRVTWLTTLPKYRQGIYHLNQLQQSCIDPVHCVMYGIHPINYRLYRLNNMMSLTARHFHADCEPIAYEQLLADDARSCVGMTTVRKLATARIIQYVIQCRRKKSVHDPVLSLIYQMKLTEAQVIQLTGFIFPEQIHVHTHPVLWQLKVFAALRYQHDPYHALAHCIKLRQFATRTYSSRAIIEQLVERYRKIIKL
- the pepF gene encoding oligoendopeptidase F, whose amino-acid sequence is MTNQRSRAEQEQKFPQHTWDLTTIFKDDAAWEAAYDQVANRIGEEEKFKGHLGDDAETLYAALQLQDEIEADLGAVYVYSHLKQDQDTANDHYTGLESRAHQLIIRFSSAWSFLVPELLQIEEEKIQSFLASHEGLKHYAFALEMINHKRPHVLDADKEKLLTEAQDALSTSSNVFSMFDNADLTFEDVTDKDGNKHPLTQGTFIKYLESDDRQLRQSAYENVYKAYGAYNNTLSATLAGEVKKHVFNARSHNYKTAREQALSNNYIPEAVYDNLVKTVHKYLPLLHRYTELRKKLLGIDDLKMYDMYTPLVKDIKFDMPYDEAVEWMLKGLAPMGENYLNVIKEGLDNGWVDVYENKGKRSGAYSSGSHQTNPFILLNWSDTVSDLFTLVHEFGHSAHSYFSRENQSSTYSGYSIFVAEVASTCNEALLSHYMEQHLDDKRRLLLLNQELERFRATLFRQTMFAEFEHKIHAIEEAGEPLTAQRMNQEYAQLNRQYFGDVVETDDFISKEWSRIPHFYMNYYVYQYATGYSAAQSLSHQILTEGEPAVERYINEFLKKGSSNYPIELLKNAGVDMTTPQPIEDALHVFEQKLDAFEALMESL
- a CDS encoding adaptor protein MecA gives rise to the protein MRIERIDDMTVKLFITYTDIEARGFRREDLWTNRKRGEEFFWSVMEEVNEEEDFVVEGPLWIQVHAFEKGVEVTISKSKNESEMEMSEDMNAFEEIDNHLSDLLSQSFKEHDGAESQNHATKKEQKAQRSVSSGNVPLAPTAVFKFDDLESVITYAHRHNQQLTQFEDLLYMLDQQYYYVVHFDARVTEDEIHDFYSQMLEFASLSDKTEVYLNDYGKIVMSYNVTEQVKRYFTL